Proteins from a single region of Kluyveromyces lactis strain NRRL Y-1140 chromosome C complete sequence:
- the SUP45 gene encoding translation termination factor eRF1 (highly similar to uniprot|P12385 Saccharomyces cerevisiae YBR143C SUP45 Translation release factor involved in translation termination mutant form acts as a recessive omnipotent suppressor) has protein sequence METDAEKNIEIWKVKKLIKSLEKARGNGTSMISLVIPPKGQISMIQKMLTDEYGTASNIKSRVNRLSVLSAITSTQQKLKLYTKIPPNGLVLYCGDMITEEGKEKKVTFDIEPYKPINTSLYLCDNKFHTEVLSELLEADDKFGFIVMDGQGALFGLLTGNTRTVLHKFTVDLPKKHGRGGQSAVRFARLREEKRHNYVRKVAEVAVQNFITNDKVNVKGLILAGSADFKTDLAKSELFDQRLQAKIVKIVDISYGGENGFNQAIELSAEALANVKFIQEKKLITEYFDQISQDTGKYCYGIEDTLKALDLGAVEILIVFENLETIRYVYRDSEDKEVLKFVEPEEQDKSYSLDKTTGAEMDLVSEQPLIEWLAENYKNYGANLEFITDKSSEGAQFVTGFGGIGALLRYKVNFEQLMEDSDDEYYDENEDDDDYDFI, from the coding sequence atGGAGACTGATGCTGAGAAGAATATTGAGATCTGGAAGgtcaagaaattgatcaagTCTCTAGAGAAGGCTAGGGGTAATGGTACCTCTATGATTTCGCTTGTCATTCCACCAAAGGGTCAAATTTCtatgattcaaaagatgtTGACTGATGAATATGGTACTGCTTCCAATATTAAATCGAGAGTCAACCGTTTGTCAGTGCTCTCTGCTATCACATCCACACAACAAAAGCTAAAATTATACACTAAGATCCCACCTAATGGTTTGGTGCTATATTGTGGTGATATGATAACTGAAGAAggtaaagaaaagaaggttaCATTTGACATTGAACCTTATAAACCAATCAACACCTCTTTGTACTTATGTGACAATAAGTTCCACACAGAGGTTCTTTCTGAATTGCTAGAAGCAGATGATAAATTCGGTTTCATCGTGATGGATGGTCAAGGTGCATTGTTCGGTCTTTTGACTGGTAACACAAGAACAGTTTTGCATAAATTCACTGTTGATTTACCAAAGAAGCATGGTAGAGGTGGTCAATCCGCTGTTCGTTTTGCTCGTttaagagaagaaaagagacATAACTATGTCAGAAAAGTGGCAGAAGTTGCTGTGCAAAATTTTATTACGAACGATAAGGTGAACGTTAAAGGTTTAATCTTGGCTGGTTCTGCAGATTTCAAAACAGATTTGGCCAAATCTGAATTGTTCGATCAAAGATTGCAAGCTAAGATCGTCAAGATCGTTGATATCTCATACGGTGGTGAAAACGGTTTCAACCAAGCTATCGAACTATCTGCAGAAGCCTTAGCCAATGTTaaattcattcaagaaaagaaattgattaCCGAATATTTCGATCAAATCTCTCAAGATACTGGTAAATACTGCTACGGTATCGAAGATACTCTAAAGGCTTTGGATTTGGGTgctgttgaaattttgattgtttttgaaaatCTAGAAACCATCAGATATGTATACAGGGACTCTGAAGATAAAGAAGTACTAAAATTCGTCGAACCAGAGGAACAAGACAAATCATACTCTCTTGATAAAACTACCGGAGCAGAAATGGACTTGGTCTCTGAACAACCATTAATTGAATGGCTTGCGGAAAATTACAAAAACTACGGTGCCAATCTAGAATTCATTACCGATAAATCCTCTGAAGGTGCTCAATTCGTTACTGGTTTCGGTGGTATTGGTGCGCTACTTCGTTATAAAGTCAACTTCGAACAATTGATGGAAGAttcagatgatgaatattatgatgaaaatgaagatgatgatgactACGATTTCATTTAA
- the ATG19 gene encoding Atg19p (conserved hypothetical protein): MSYDSYYGHQVDIHFTGPKGISSRQVIQARSSPDMVALRKIGLSLFQSTNIFDSYAVTAKVNETASERTPIRNYKDLESIWDDVLTVGTLYIDVAEKNHYEPHDAGSITDAITDGNDTKMSIPSSQWDKLIRSLEKLELSIRGNNVNSSTSEDTVHEGIVCDGCQGPADGIRVVNTKTADQNGFIKGPRFCCLYCHDYDLCSECEKKGFTSGTHKSYHNFVKVVTPDAKLKSFTSDYLKSTHQQVTRPSRYNQVPAPSRYNQVPAPSRYNQAPAPSRYYQVPATSRYSQFPAPPRYNPEPLPSEIKVEGFYGKDKASPRNSSPRVPAANVQHDFNDVIIEVGQQNKAMFDFFAEIKTESELEKLMQDAISWRIAKQWYGEDIYEKLERYQNMMQENAQKERENESSDEATMNTQGSSNPSLRVEMFQKGHLLTFKLFNDGDETIPNGLKLVFQCEQKGRVATPIKCNLQVGPDELQPGNYKILNFNYRGTLEEFSFEQPCKIDLIDVREQVVYTTEQSTVPGSSVFHLKPPVCKMLPMGDRRNIPCNEDEDPDVQYTLTSPSQSDTDVISSSVTDQEEEEEEEEEEEEEEEEEENTAQADNENNDLVYVESLSEEYDLLSDSDFDHN; encoded by the coding sequence ATGTCCTATGATAGTTACTATGGTCATCAGGTGGATATCCATTTCACAGGTCCAAAGGGAATATCCTCTCGTCAAGTAATTCAAGCCAGATCAAGCCCTGATATGGTGGCTTTGAGAAAAATAGGCCTTAGCTTGTTTCAATCAACGaatatttttgattcataTGCGGTAACAGCCAAAGTAAATGAAACGGCTTCTGAAAGAACTCCGATACGTAATTACAAAGACCTTGAAAGCATTTGGGATGATGTTCTAACAGTGGGAACTTTGTACATCGATGTGGCTGAAAAAAATCACTATGAACCTCATGACGCTGGAAGCATCACAGATGCGATCACAGATGGAAATGATACTAAAATGTCCATCCCATCATCTCAATGGGATAAACTAATCAGATCGTTAGAAAAACTCGAATTATCTATTAGAGGCAATAATGTTAACAGTTCAACTTCTGAGGATACTGTTCATGAGGGAATAGTCTGCGATGGGTGCCAAGGTCCGGCTGATGGAATCCGTGTTGTCAATACAAAAACCGCAGATCAAAATGGGTTCATCAAGGGGCCCAGATTTTGTTGCTTATACTGTCACGATTATGATTTATGCAGCGAATGCGAAAAGAAGGGATTCACTTCGGGTACTCACAAATCCTACCATAACTTCGTTAAGGTTGTCACACCCGATGCTAAATTGAAATCGTTTACTTCGGACTACTTGAAGAGCACACATCAGCAAGTTACGAGACCATCCAGGTACAATCAAGTGCCTGCTCCATCTAGGTACAACCAAGTTCCTGCTCCATCTAGGTATAATCAGGCTCCTGCTCCATCAAGGTATTACCAAGTCCCTGCAACATCCAGGTACAGTCAGTTTCCTGCTCCACCTAGATATAATCCAGAACCATTGCCATCTGAAATTAAGGTTGAAGGCTTTTACGGAAAAGACAAAGCATCACCTAGAAACTCTTCTCCTCGCGTACCAGCTGCTAATGTGCAGCATGATTTTAACGATGTTATCATTGAAGTTGGACAACAGAACAAGGCAatgtttgatttctttgcTGAAATCAAAACAGAGAGTGAATTGGAGAAATTAATGCAAGATGCCATCAGCTGGAGAATTGCAAAGCAGTGGTACGGAGAAGACATCTATGAGAAATTAGAGAGGTATCAGAATATGATGCAAGAAAACGCTCAGAAGGAGCGAGAGAATGAGTCTTCCGATGAGGCAACTATGAATACTCAAGGGTCATCAAATCCTTCATTAAGGGTAGAGATGTTCCAAAAAGGTCATTTGTTAACATTTAAACTTTTTAATGATGGTGACGAAACAATTCCAAATGGATTAAAATTAGTGTTCCAGTGCGAACAGAAAGGCAGAGTGGCAACCCCGATTAAATGCAATTTACAAGTTGGTCCAGACGAATTACAGCCAGGTAACTACaaaattttgaactttAACTACCGTGGCacattggaagaatttaGCTTTGAGCAACCATGCAAGATTGATCTCATTGATGTCAGAGAACAAGTGGTATATACCACAGAACAAAGCACGGTACCAGGATCATCGGTATTCCATTTAAAACCTCCAGTCTGTAAGATGCTCCCAATGGGTGATCGCAGAAATATACCATGcaacgaagatgaagaccCTGATGTTCAATACACATTAACTAGCCCTTCACAATCTGATACTGATGttatatcttcttcagtcacggatcaagaagaagaggaggaggaagaagaagaagaggaagaagaagaggaagaagaagaaaatacagCGCAGGCAGAcaatgaaaacaatgatcTCGTCTACGTTGAGTCGCTCTCTGAAGAGTACGATTTACTAAGTGATTCGGACTTTGATCATAACTGA
- the MAK5 gene encoding ATP-dependent RNA helicase (similar to uniprot|P38112 Saccharomyces cerevisiae YBR142W MAK5 Essential nucleolar protein putative DEAD-box RNA helicase required for maintenance of M1 dsRNA virus involved in biogenesis of large (60S) ribosomal subunits), translated as MVYGVSKMANKNRKNLKPVKSDRKDRISKNHSKKKVNKNSLKKVATTDITVNANELNWKSVDIPDTLDDFGGFYGLEEIDGVDVKVVDGKVQFITKDNKNVKKEPEQVEEKDNIVFQEDDEDVNMDELIEFKNFDDIKEGELSAASDDEESEFHVSTEEEGEEGEEAEDQEEERSEKENVKGEAGTVVTEDQTNDDLLQSNVFSSNVDIDDQEPPVLPEWSENMDLSFTVLKGLSGLGFTRPTEIQLKSIPLALKGHNIMGKASTGSGKTLAYGIPIIEQLIKDTSNDRSIGLIFTPTRELAHQVTDHLQKVWTKMNKLNKYTILSLTGGLSIQKQERILKYDGSGRIIVATPGRFLELLERNPDLIPRFAKIDTLVLDEADRLLQDGHFDEFEKILKLLGKARKIKTSIDGKPTGSGWQTMIFSATFSLDLFTKLDKTSWKILKTAGGENNEMEQVLNHLMKKIQFKSKPVIIDTNPEHKVTSQVKESLIECLPMERDLYVYYFIMMYPGTTLVFCNAIDSVKKLNAFLNNLKISSFQIHSSMAQKNRLRNLEKFKEQSEKNSKVGKPTILIASDVAARGLDISGIKHVLHYHLPRSADVYIHRSGRTARGDNEGVSVMICSPQESMGPLRKLRKVLSTKKSSNPRKTKWQNDVPMLPLEPDIVSQLRERSKIASELADDEIATKSLHKDDNWLKKAAEELDIELDSEEEEKDQFLARNKTKKLNKQLEKNENKALKYQLNELLKMPLRKDLRKSYLTGGLTNLADTLVKHKGHNSIIGHDKVDALQTLKGKKHK; from the coding sequence ATGGTATACGGTGTTTCAAAAATGGCGAATAAGAATCGCAAGAACTTGAAGCCTGTTAAAAGTGATAGGAAAGACcgtatttcaaagaatcattcaaagaagaaggttaATAAGAATAGCCTTAAGAAAGTAGCCACTACAGATATCACTGTTAATGCTAATGAGTTGAATTGGAAGAGTGTTGATATTCCAGATACTTTAGATGATTTCGGTGGTTTCTACGGATTAGAAGAAATCGATGGTGTGGATGTGAAAGTTGTCGACGGTAAAGTCCAGTTCATCACGAAAGATAACAAGAACGTTAAGAAAGAGCCGGAGCAAGTGGAGGAAAAGGATAATATCGTTTTCCAAgaggatgatgaagatgtcaACATGGATGAATTaattgaattcaagaattttGACGATATCAAGGAGGGTGAGTTAAGTGCAGCTTCGGATGATGAAGAGAGCGAGTTCCATGTGTCcactgaagaagaaggagaagagggagaagaagcagaagatcaagaagaagaaagatcCGAGAAGGAAAATGTTAAGGGGGAAGCAGGTACTGTTGTCACTGAAGATCAAACAAATGATGACTTATTACAGAGCAACGTATTTTCCTCTAACGTCGATATCGATGATCAAGAGCCTCCAGTACTTCCTGAGTGGTCCGAAAATATGGATCTCTCATTCACAGTGCTGAAAGGACTCTCTGGGCTTGGCTTCACCAGGCCTACagaaattcaattgaaatctaTTCCTTTAGCTCTGAAAGGACATAATATCATGGGTAAGGCTAGCACAGGTTCCGGTAAGACTTTAGCATATGGTATTCCtatcattgaacaattaATTAAAGACACATCAAATGATAGGTCTATCGGCTTGATATTTACCCCAACTAGAGAATTGGCCCATCAAGTAACTGACCATTTGCAAAAGGTTTGGACGAAAATGAATAAGCTTAACAAGTACACGATTCTTTCACTAACAGGTGGTTTGTCGATTCAGAAACAAGAACGTATCTTAAAATATGATGGTTCTGGTAGAATCATTGTGGCAACTCCTGGTAGATTTTTGGAATTATTAGAAAGGAACCCAGATCTGATTCCTAGGTTTGCCAAAATTGACACTTTAGTTCTTGATGAGGCAGACAGACTACTACAAGACGGACATTTCGATGAATTCgagaaaattttgaagttaTTAGGGAAAGCCCgaaaaattaaaacaaGTATCGACGGAAAGCCAACTGGAAGTGGATGGCAAACAATGATTTTCTCTGCCACATTTTCATTGGATCTTTTCACGAAATTAGATAAAACTTCATGGAAAATCCTTAAAACAGCCGGTGGGGAGAACAATGAAATGGAACAAGTTTTAAAtcatttgatgaagaaaattcaattcaaatctAAGCCAGTTATTATCGATACTAATCCTGAACATAAAGTTACATCTCAGGTCAAAGAATCCCTGATAGAATGTTTGCCAATGGAGCGTGACTTATATGTCTACTACTTTATCATGATGTATCCTGGCACAACTTTAGTATTTTGTAACGCTATAGATAGCGTCAAAAAGTTGAATGCATTTTTAAACAATCTAAAGATTTCGTCATTCCAGATCCATTCATCAATGGCTCAAAAAAATCGTCTTAGGAACcttgaaaagttcaaagaacAATCAGAGAAAAATAGCAAGGTAGGAAAACCAACAATTTTAATTGCTAGTGACGTCGCTGCTAGAGGATTGGACATCTCGGGTATCAAACATGTTTTACACTATCACTTACCCCGCAGTGCTGACGTATATATCCACAGAAGTGGAAGAACAGCCCGTGGTGATAATGAAGGTGTTTCTGTCATGATTTGTTCACCACAGGAATCCATGGGACCTTTAAGAAAGCTCAGAAAGGTGTTATCTACCAAGAAGAGTAGTAACCCCaggaaaacaaaatggCAGAATGATGTCCCAATGTTACCACTTGAGCCTGACATCGTTTCTCAGCtgagagaaagaagcaagATAGCGAGCGAACTTGCTGATGATGAGATAGCAACGAAATCACTACATAAGGATGATAATTGGTTAAAAAAGGCTgctgaagaattggatattgaattagattcagaagaagaggaaaaggaCCAATTTTTAGCTAGaaacaaaaccaaaaagttgaataaacagttggaaaagaatgaaaataaGGCTCTAAAATACCAGCTCAACGAGTTATTAAAAATGCCACTAAGAAAAGATTTAAGAAAAAGCTATCTAACAGGAGGTCTGACCAATCTCGCTGACACTTTAGTCAAACATAAAGGTCACAATTCCATTATTGGACATGATAAAGTGGATGCATTGCAAACACTCAAGGGCAAGAAGCATAAATGA
- the BMT2 gene encoding 25S rRNA (adenine2142-N1)-methyltransferase (similar to uniprot|P38278 Saccharomyces cerevisiae YBR141C Hypothetical ORF): MLSRRKRTITGKPVAKHVPKIKPSKARKIIRRFHLLIQKRRVICNKLRCDIVENDEEANAINIENFFRKNKTLQEDFNKGKKSRRPNPRLEELLVHVQSIEHSQQLCQILGYICGEIEEDGGLQNYQFASTVGQDSNRGGDSSKQLVKWCKELGVDKALGMNALELGSLSAKNHISVCGLFNPVVRIDLNSNDTVNIERQDFMKRPLPKDESQRFDLISCSLVLNFVPTPLQRGQMILRFKQFLKCNKKTYLFLVIPLPCLTNSRYMTKDRFNEIMHALGYRKIRFKEAKKVAYWLYELEQSENTMCSSQNMNQFAKKAKLLDKPGMNNFSITFPNRQPSHQGIYTTTKPLFSR; this comes from the coding sequence ATGCTCTCTCGAAGAAAGAGGACCATAACTGGAAAACCTGTTGCGAAACATGTACCGAAGATCAAACCTTCCAAGGCCAGGAAGATAATTAGACGTTTCCATCTATTGATTCAGAAGAGAAGAGTGATATGCAACAAGCTGCGATGTGATATAGTAGAAAACGATGAAGAGGCCAACGCTATTAATATTGAGAATTTTTTCCGAAAGAATAAAACTTTACAGGAAGATTTTAATAAGGGCAAAAAGTCTAGACGACCAAATCCAAGATTAGAGGAATTACTTGTTCATGTGCAAAGCATTGAACACAGTCAGCAATTATGTCAAATTCTTGGTTATATATGtggagaaattgaagaagatggcGGTTTGCAGAATTACCAATTTGCTAGTACAGTTGGTCAGGATTCCAACAGAGGTGGTGATTCATCTAAACAATTGGTAAAGTGGTGCAAAGAACTCGGGGTGGATAAAGCTCTGGGTATGAATGCGTTGGAATTGGGATCCCTTAGTGCGAAAAATCATATTTCTGTGTGTGGTCTCTTTAATCCCGTTGTTAGGATTGATCTTAACTCAAATGATACTGTAAATATTGAAAGGCAGGATTTCATGAAAAGACCATTACCAAAGGATGAATCGCAGAGATTTGACCTGATATCATGCTCACTTGTATTGAATTTCGTGCCGACACCCCTTCAAAGAGGCCAAATGATACTTCGATTCAAACAGTTTCTGAAATGTAACAAGAAAACGTATTTGTTTCTAGTTATACCTCTACCTTGCTTGACGAACTCAAGATACATGACTAAAGACAgattcaatgaaatcatGCATGCGCTAGGGTATAGAAAAATAAGATttaaagaagcaaagaaggTGGCTTATTGGCTTTACGAACTCGAACAATCTGAAAACACAATGTGTTCCTCACAAAATATGAACCAATTCGCCAAAAAAGCAAAATTATTGGACAAACCAGGCATGaacaacttttcaattaCATTTCCAAACAGGCAACCTTCCCATCAAGGCATTTATACAACGACCAAGCCCCTGTTCTCTAGGTAA